Proteins encoded together in one Benincasa hispida cultivar B227 chromosome 1, ASM972705v1, whole genome shotgun sequence window:
- the LOC120070266 gene encoding cytochrome P450 703A2: protein MDFIAFALAILFTALVRSLCLKVFTNPKNLPPGPRRWPIVGNLLQLTHLPHRDMAELCRKHGPLVYLKLGSVDAITTDDPATIREILLQQDDVFASRPRTLAAVHLAYGCSDVALAPFGPNWKRMRRICMEHLLTSKRLDSFSAHRASEAQYLVQDVWARAQNGKAVNLREVLGGFSMNNVTRMLLGKQYFGGGSAGPNEAMEFMHITHELFRLLGVIYLGDYLPFWRWVDPHGCEEKMRKVEKQVDDFHTKIIEEHRKERERRKISGEQDDGDGNMDFVDVLLSLPGEDGKEHMDDVEIKALIQDMIAAATDTSAVTNEWAMAEVIKHPHVLAKVQEELDVVVGPNRLVLESDLVRLNYLRCVVRETFRMHPAGPFLIPHESLGDTKIHGYDIPAKTRIFINTHGLGRNTKIWDNVEEFRPERHWPTDGIAKKVEISHGADFKILPFSAGKRKCPGAPLGVTLVLMGLAQLFHSFDWTPPKGMEPKDIDTNEVYGMTMPKAHSLIAIAKPRLAPHLYQSK, encoded by the exons ATGGATTTCATCGCTTTTGCTCTCGCAATTCTCTTTACAGCACTTGTAAGATCTCTATGCCTGAAAGTATTCACaaaccccaaaaatctcccacctGGCCCCCGCCGGTGGCCCATCGTCGGCAACCTCCTCCAACTCACCCACCTTCCCCACCGCGACATGGCGGAGCTCTGTCGAAAGCACGGCCCACTCGTCTACTTAAAGCTCGGCAGCGTCGACGCCATCACCACTGACGACCCCGCCACCATCCGCGAGATCCTCCTTCAACAGGACGACGTTTTCGCCTCCCGGCCGAGGACTCTCGCCGCCGTGCATTTGGCCTACGGCTGCAGCGACGTCGCTTTGGCCCCTTTCGGCCCTAATTGGAAGCGGATGAGGAGGATTTGTATGGAGCATCTTCTAACAAGCAAACGGTTGGATTCGTTCTCGGCCCATCGGGCCTCGGAGGCCCAATATTTGGTCCAAGATGTCTGGGCCAGGGCCCAAAATGGAAAGGCTGTGAACTTGAGGGAGGTTTTGGGGGGATTTTCAATGAACAATGTGACTAGGATGTTGCTCGGGAAGCAATACTTTGGGGGTGGATCTGCTGGCCCAAATGAGGCTATGGAGTTTATGCATATAACCCATGAGTTGTTTAGGCTTTTGGGGGTGATTTATTTGGGGGACTATTTGCCATTTTGGAGGTGGGTGGATCCTCATGGGTGTGAAGAGAAGATGAGAAAAGTGGAAAAGCAAGTGGATGATTTTCACACCAAGATTATTGAAGAACATAGAAAGGAAAGGGAGAGAAGGAAAATTAGTGGAGAACAAGATGATGGTGATGGAAATATGGACTTTGTTGATGTTTTGTTGTCATTGCCTGGTGAAGATGGGAAGGAACAtatggatgatgttgaaatcAAAGCCCTAATTCAA GACATGATTGCTGCAGCAACCGACACGTCAGCTGTGACGAATGAGTGGGCAATGGCTGAAGTGATTAAACATCCACACGTTCTTGCGAAGGTTCAAGAGGAGCTCGATGTTGTTGTAGGTCCTAATCGATTGGTGTTGGAATCTGATTTGGTTCGTCTTAATTACTTGCGATGTGTCGTACGCGAGACTTTTCGTATGCATCCAGCTGGTCCGTTTTTAATTCCTCACGAATCGTTGGGTGACACAAAAATCCATGGGTATGATATTCCTGCGAAGACTCGAATCTTCATCAACACTCATGGGTTAGGTCGAAACACTAAAATTTGGGACAATGTGGAGGAGTTTAGGCCAGAGAGACATTGGCCAACAGATGGAATTGCGAAAAAAGTAGAGATAAGTCATGGAGCAGATTTTAAAATTCTTCCATTTAGCGCGGGCAAGCGAAAGTGTCCTGGCGCTCCACTTGGGGTAACTTTAGTGTTAATGGGCTTAGCTCAACTATTTCACAGTTTCGATTGGACTCCACCAAAAGGAATGGAACCAAAAGATATCGATACCAACGAGGTATATGGGATGACAATGCCCAAAGCTCATTCCTTAATAGCTATTGCTAAGCCACGTTTGGCCCCTCATTTGtatcaatcaaaatga